From Oryza sativa Japonica Group chromosome 4, ASM3414082v1, one genomic window encodes:
- the LOC4334951 gene encoding WEB family protein At1g75720, with protein sequence MAGGDGVTVVGRAEIDTRAPFRSVKEAVVLFGEKVLAGELHAGAGRRLLATSDQLQQNRATTTPPARWPTVSQVKQIAGAVAAAAGATRHAPAMATAELEEAKQELEKERSEKKKMAGCILSLQEELSNAMSELNKLKARDNEDDDGGGEAAAKVIDLQVEDLKFVEIDDDKPQPRRQSPSTTVTAAAAAAGSASPGEFQKRRYVTFADPPTVASAAYRAPPLPDVVVMEPHHHRPAAPPLYREVRFQRQMSAGHEAVKVAAAAEQEARKKKKKPLIPLVGALFMRKKKSSSRSCHDDSALNSRTAF encoded by the exons atggccggcggcgatggcgtgaCGGTGGTGGGGCGGGCGGAGATCGACACGCGGGCGCCGTTCAGGTCAGTGAAGGAGGCCGTCGTCCTCTTCGGCGAGAAGGtactcgccggcgagctccacgcCGGAGCCGGGCGGCGGCTACTCGCCACATCCGACCAGCTGCAGCAG AATCGTGCTACCACAACACCGCCGGCAAGATGGCCAACAGTTAGTCAAGTCAAACAAATCGCCggcgcggtggcagcggcggcgggggcgacacGCCACGCGccggcgatggcaacggcggaGCTAGAGGAGGCGAAGCAGGAGCTGGAGAAGGAGCggtcggagaagaagaagatggccggCTGCATCCTCTCCCTGCAGGAGGAGCTCAGCAACGCCATGAGCGAGCTCAACAAGCTCAAGGCACGAGAcaacgaagacgacgacggcggcggcgaggcggccgccaAGGTGATCGACCTGCAGGTGGAGGATCTCAAGTTCGTCGAGATCGACGACGACAAGCCACAGCCGCGCCGAcagtcgccgtcgacgacggtgacggcggcggcggcggcggcggggagcgcgtCCCCCGGCGAATTCCAGAAGAGGAGGTACGTGACGTTCGCCGACCCGCCGACCGTAGCATCAGCGGCGTACCGCGCGCCGCCATTGCCGGACGTGGTGGTGATGGAGCCGCATCACCATcgtcccgccgcgccgccgctgtacCGCGAGGTGAGGTTCCAGAGGCAGATGTCGGCCGGGCACGAGGCggtgaaggtggcggcggcggcggagcaggaggcgaggaagaagaagaagaagccgctGATCCCGCTGGTTGGCGCGCTCTtcatgaggaagaagaagagcagcagcagaagctgcCATGACGACTCGGCGCTCAACTCGCGCACCGCCTTTTGA
- the LOC4334953 gene encoding uncharacterized protein → MAGGGGGRGRGARVAAPAGDSGKGAQAEWLRIYDGIVAMLRKTQAQVEELVAERDHLAAFVKIQHDFMVSRVGRLQSSLQQARKADAIRKRYEAANMEILIGDKEREARSYQKIAELTENDLEDFRTSIAALAAENYELKEKLKEVERHAELAENTVDHHIHSPRDLRAELKKLKHAYKTLSSEKEKEVSALRAENDFVWNQLRTMENDYTDLLKKKKIEAAQATEAAQKLQKNLEELQDQNKGNEIGRLQAEAVDAKMNISILEDKLQEMLSLVKEKDLEIEQLKHGQPMTSQINKKDINQKNRKCRSQDPPSRDKSTNLQATPPGRKVKISRQHASSSKQKQVQSRNNSRRQKLEGDKSEVGEKRKRALPSSSGLQRCSARQQAKSSASPVVQPLLFSPIFRVPKVKTPTPP, encoded by the exons atggccggcggcggcggcggccgtgggcgcggcgcgagggTGGCCGCGCCGGCGGGGGACAGCGGCAAGGGCGCCCAGGCGGAGTGGCTGCGGATCTACGACGGGATCGTGGCGATGCTGCGCAAGACGCAGGCGCAGGTGGAGGAGCTCGTCGCGGAGCGCGACCACCTCGCGGCCTTCGTCAAGATCCAGCACGACTTCATGGTCTcccgcgtcggccgcctccaGTCCTCCCTGCAGCAG GCGAGGAAGGCGGACGCCATCAGGAAGAGGTATGAGGCGGCCAACATGGAGATCCTTATTGGGGACAAGGAGCGGGAGGCCCGCTCCTACCAGAAGATTGCTG AACTCACGGAGAATGATTTGGAGGACTTCAGAACTTCTATAGCTGCTTTGGCTGCAGAAAACTATGAACTGAAG GAAAAACTGAAGGAAGTGGAAAGGCATGCAGAACTTGCTGAAAACACTGTTGATCACCACATTCACAGTCCAAGAGATTTAAGAGCAGAGTTAAAAAAACTAAAGCACGCCTACAAGACTTTGAGctctgaaaaggaaaaggaagttTCTGCATTACGTGCAGAAAATGATTTTGTGTGGAACCAGTTGAGGACAATGGAGAATGATTATACTGATCTccttaagaagaaaaaaatagaggCAGCACAAGCTACTGAAGCTGCACAAAAGCTTCAGAAGAATTTAGAAGAGCTGCAAGATCAAAATAAGGGCAACGAGATCGGCAGATTACAAGCAGAAGCTGTTGATGCCAAAATGAACATATCAATTCTTGAGGATAAGCTACAGGAAATGCTTTCCTTGGTGAAGGAGAAAGACTTGGAAATTGAACAACTCAAACATGGTCAGCCTATGACCAGTCAGATCAACAAAAAGGATATCAACCAGAAGAACAGAAAATGTAGGTCCCAAGACCCTCCTTCAAGGGACAAATCAACAAATTTGCAAGCCACACCGCCTGGGAGAAAAGTGAAGATTTCCAGACAGCATGCATCAAGTTCAAAACAGAAGCAAGTCCAGTCAAGAAATAATTCTCGTAGGCAAAAATTAGAAGGTGATAAGTCTGAGGTTGGCGAAAAGCGGAAGCGTGCCTTGCCATCATCCAGT GGTCTGCAACGATGTTCCGCAAGGCAGCAGGCGAAATCCTCTGCATCTCCAGTGGTCCAGCCATTACTCTTCTCCCCAATATTCCGGGTTCCAAAGGTGAAGACCCCGACTCCTCCATAG
- the LOC4334952 gene encoding uncharacterized protein codes for MPFTPGPYSGVSTLALVARASALGVGVVYGAVKLSILKATKPNKKEAANAHH; via the exons atgccgTTCACCCCGGGGCCCTACTCCGGCGTCAGCACCCTCGCCCTC GTGGCTAGGGCGTCCgcgctcggcgtcggcgtcgtctaCGGCGCCGTCAAGCTCTCCATCCTCAAg GCGACAAAACCTAACAAAAAGGAGGCGGCAAATGCGCATCACTGA
- the LOC9272344 gene encoding LOW QUALITY PROTEIN: 3-ketoacyl-CoA synthase 6 (The sequence of the model RefSeq protein was modified relative to this genomic sequence to represent the inferred CDS: deleted 2 bases in 1 codon; substituted 1 base at 1 genomic stop codon), producing the protein MTCTYVRRLASWLLLWLYSYVAMVERAWTSSVSFSYGALVGLLPFHFDVLITNRSSTMMVVTTTMILVLVGVLLLLWRARRRRGGVYLVDYGCFLGEPRHRVPFATALEHGRLMTNLLDEESTNFMVRLHAKSGIGEETSVPDSFRYIPPESGIEASREEAELVIFSAVDKAFAAATGLVPADDIGTVILACSFTTPTPSLADVVVRRYGLRADVRSVNLSGMGCSGALIAIGLAKNLLRVAPPGSRVLIVATEILSSMLYTGRKREMLVPNVLFRMGAAAIIMSNSPEKARFRLGPIVRTLTAARDGDYRCAFQEEDDEGITGINLSKDLPVVAANALKGHLVAFGLAVLPTSELLRVAISFINHKIINKFFTTTKDSNNNYYRPGFHRLFQHFCIHPGGRRVLDEVQRGLGLTDDDMEASHMTLHRFGNMASSSLLXYELAYIEAKGRMRKGDRVCMISFSPGIDCSSVVWECIKPTDHHLHHGPWAACIDRYPVQLPKIVKRTA; encoded by the exons ATGACATGCACGTACGTACGTCGGCTAGCTAGCTGGCTGCTCTTGTGGTTGTACTCCTACGTGGCTATGGTTGAGAGAGCATGGACATCATCAGTGAGCTTCAGCTATGGCGCGCTCGTCGGCTTGCTTCCATTCCATTTTGACGTCCTAATTACAAATAGGAGTAGTACAATGATGGtagtgacgacgacgatgatcctGGTTTTGGTgggcgtgctgctgctgctgtggcgtgctcgtcggcgtcggggcGGCGTGTACCTTGTGGACTACGGCTGCTTCCTAGGCGAGCCACGGCACAGGGTCCCGTTCGCCACGGCCCTGGAGCACGGACGCCTGATGACCAACCTGCTTGACGAGGAGAGCACCAACTTCATGGTCCGCCTGCATGCCAAGTCCGGCATCGGCGAGGAGACCAGCGTCCCGGACTCGTTCCGCTACATTCCCCCGGAGAGTGGCATCGAGGCATCCCGTGAGGAGGCCGAGCTGGTCATCTTCTCCGCCGTCGACAAGgcgttcgccgccgccacgggccTCGTCCCCGCCGACGACATCGGCACGGTCATCCTCGCCTGCAGCTTCaccacgccgacgccgtcgctcgCCGACGTCGTGGTGAGGAGGTACGGGCTCCGCGCCGACGTGCGGAGCGTCAACCTGTCCGGGATGGGGTGCAGCGGGGCGCTCATCGCCATCGGCCTCGCCAAGAACCTCCTCCGGGTGGCGCCGCCGGGGAGCCGCGTCCTGATCGTCGCCACCGAGATCCTGTCGTCGATGCTGTACACGGGGAGGAAGCGCGAGATGCTGGTGCCCAACGTCCTCTTCCGcatgggcgccgccgccatcatcatGTCCAACTCGCCGGAGAAGGCCCGGTTCCGGCTCGGCCCCATCGTGCGCACGCTCACCGCCGCGCGCGACGGCGACTACCGGTGCGCGTtccaggaggaggacgacgaggggaTCACCGGCATCAACCTCTCCAAGgacctccccgtcgtcgccgccaacgCGCTCAAGGGCCACCTCGTCGCCTTCGGCCTCGCCGTCCTCCCAACCTCCGAGCTCCTACGCGTCGCCATCTCCTTCATCAACCACAAAATCATCAACAAATTCTTCACCACCACCAAGGACAGCAACAACAACTACTACCGGCCTGGATTTCACAGGTTGTTCCAGCACTTCTGCATCCACCCGGGAGGGCGGAGGGTGCTCGACGAGGTGCAGCGGGGGCTGGGGCTCACCGACGACGACATGGAGGCGTCGCACATGACGCTGCACCGGTTCGGGAACATGGCGAGCAGCTCGCTGCTG TAGTACGAGCTTGCGTACATCGAGGCCAaggggaggatgaggaagggTGATCGGGTGTGCATGATCTCCTTCAGCCCAGGTATCGACTGCAGCAGCGTCGTGTGGGAGTGCATCAAGCCAACAGAtcaccacctccaccatggaCCCTGGGCCGCCTGCATCGACCGCTACCCTGTGCAGCTTCCCAAAATTGTCAAAAGGACTGCATAG
- the LOC4334954 gene encoding ARF guanine-nucleotide exchange factor GNL2, translating into MARTAAAAVSDDDDDGPPAYTVPRGPRRDPRLKDLGISCMLNTEVAALLAVIRRRPDPYSYLPPAVAAAEEATFAGLIQSLKNLRGLLFQPRHGAWRCSDPAMYLKPFLDVVQSEESPPAATGVALSSVLKILRIDVFDECSPGARDAIQAVLTAVSSCRVERIADPGAEEAVLLRVLQVLAALLRARAAPLLSDHAVCNAVNTCFQVVQHAASGRGSELLQRTARHCMHEILQAVFARLPDIPAADAADADDLSVAGFGARCMADIFNFLCTLLLNAPDMVATGDGHGAFITEEDVQLFSLVLINSAIELGGEAIGKHPKLLRLIQDDLFYHLIHYATESSPLVLSMICSTALNLYHFLRRFLKLQLEAFFMYVLLRLCGGGGGAQLQEVAIEGLISFCRQPTFVIEMYVNYDCDPMLRNVYEEVGKLLCKAAFPASSPMTTVQLQAFEGLVNMLTTIADNVEVDKAPDHAAYAVDISDYRLFWVERWDAAAAGGSGNNETWVDFVRKRKLRKKKVAIAANHYNRDEKKGMEYLRLSQLVPTPPEPRSMAFFLRYSPGLDKNKIGELLGDPEEQSLRVLKEFTETFDFTGVILDTALRTYLETFRLPGESQKIQRILEAFSERFYEQQTAEVFATKDAAFILCYSLIMLNTDLHNPQVKKKMSEDDFIRNNRAINAGKDLPREYLSELFHSISGNAITVFSQASAAAEMTPTRWADLVKRSRAIDPFTPCDFKHKLTREVFVTVSGPAVATLAAIFDYTDDEDILNQCVEGLISVARIARYGLEDVLDELLCCLCKFTTLLNPYATTEETLFTFSNELKPRMATLALFTITNRFGESVRGAWKNVVDCLLKLKRLKLLPPSLVDQEGGAGAAVSTERLGHRAKSESGVIFPSSHRGAGTSRHVSGMIGRFSQFLSLDAGGESLLSVGSEFENNLKIIQQCRIGSIFTESGKLPDESVQNLGRALIFAAGGKGQKFSTPVEEEETVGFCWDLIAVVSSANVHRFTTFWPQLHDCFAAVSQLPLFSPCPFAEKAIVALFRVAVRLLSGGGGDRMAEELVFKSINLMWKLDKEILDTCCEGISECIVKLLMEYASNVQTPIGWKTVLHLLSVTGRHPETFDQSVAAMIKLMNDGAQVVTRFNYAACIEAAFGFAALKISPLDISTRILQLMADSVNWLILWHKSGYSDPGNAWSSSSSSSSAAAMMMMEDASRMGNLATSMFIKLAEALRKTSLVRREEIRNQAVAELGRAFALAAAGELELGPTGSLACFNLVIFAMVDDLHEKTLEYSRREGAERETRSMEGTLAAATELLADVFVLFLGTLAQGAGFRTFWLGVLRRLDTCIKSDLAAGGGAGVMQELVPRMLKRMIVEMKDKGVLVAMEGDELWEITHIQIQWIAPAVMEELFPD; encoded by the exons atggcgaggacggcggcggcggcggtctccgacgacgacgacgatggcccgCCGGCGTACACCGTGCCACGGGGCCCCCGCCGTGACCCCAGGCTCAAGGACCTCGGCATCTCCTGCATGCTCAACACCGAGGTGGCCGCGCTCCTCGCcgtcatccgccgccgcccggaccCCTActcctacctcccgccggcggtcgccgccgcggaggaggcgacgTTCGCCGGGCTCATCCAGTCGCTGAAGAACCTGCGGGGGCTCCTCTTCCAGCCCCGGCACGGTGCCTGGCGCTGCTCCGACCCGGCCATGTACCTGAAGCCGTTCCTCGACGTGGTCCAGAGCGAggagtcgccgccggcggccaccggcgtGGCGCTGTCGTCGGTGCTCAAGATCCTGAGGATCGACGTGTTCGACGAGTGCTCCCCGGGCGCCCGCGACGCGATCCAGGCGGTGCTGACGGCGGTGAGCAGCTGCCGCGTGGAGCGCATCGCCGACCCGGGCGCCGAGGAGGCCGTCCTCCTCCGCGTGCTGCAGGTGCTCGCCGCGCTgctccgcgcccgcgccgcgccgctcctctccgACCACGCCGTCTGCAACGCCGTCAACACCTGCTTCCAGGTGGTGCAGCACGCCGCCAGCGGCCGCGGCAGCGAGCTCCTCCAGCGCACGGCGAGGCACTGCATGCACGAGATCCTCCAGGCCGTCTTCGCCCGCCTGCCCGACAtcccggccgccgacgccgccgacgccgacgacctgTCCGTGGCCGGCTTCGGCGCGCGCTGCATGGCCGACATCTTCAACTTCCTCTGCACGCTGCTGCTCAACGCCCCCGACATGGTGGCCACCGGGGACGGCCACGGCGCGTTCATCACCGAGGAGGACGTGCAGCTCTTCTCCCTCGTCCTCATCAACTCCGCCatcgagctcggcggcgaggccatCGGCAAGCACCCCAAGCTTCTCCGCCTCATCCAGGACGACCTCTTCTACCACCTCATCCACTACGCCACTGAGTCCAGCCCTCTCGTCCTCTCCATGATCTGCAGCACGGCTCTCAACCTCTACCACTTCTTGCGCCG GTTCCTGAAGCTGCAGCTCGAGGCGTTCTTCATGTACGTGCTGCTCCGGctgtgcggcggcggaggcggggcgcAGCTCCAGGAGGTGGCGATCGAGGGGCTGATCAGCTTCTGCCGGCAGCCGACGTTCGTGATCGAGATGTACGTGAACTACGACTGCGACCCGATGCTGCGGAACGTGTACGAGGAGGTGGGGAAGCTGCTGTGCAAGGCGGCGTTCCCGGCGTCGAGCCCCATGACGACGGTGCAGCTCCAGGCGTTCGAGGGCCTCGTCAACATGCTCACCACCATCGCCGACAACGTCGAGGTCGACAAGGCCCCCGACCACGCCGCCTACGCCGTCGACATCTCCGACTACCGCCTCTTCTGGGTGGAGCGctgggacgccgccgccgccggcggctccgGCAACAACGAGACGTGGGTGGACTTCGTCCGCAAGCGGAagctgaggaagaagaaggtggCGATCGCGGCGAACCACTACAACCGCGACGAGAAGAAGGGGATGGAGTACCTCCGGCTGAGCCAGCTGGTGCCCACCCCGCCGGAGCCCCGGagcatggccttcttcctccgcTACTCGCCGGGGCTGGACAAGAACAAGATCGGCGAGCTCCTGGGCGACCCGGAGGAGCAGAGCCTGAGGGTGCTCAAGGAGTTCACGGAGACGTTCGACTTCACCGGCGTGATCCTGGACACGGCGCTGCGCACCTACCTGGAGACGTTCCGCCTCCCCGGCGAGTCGCAGAAGATACAGCGGATCCTGGAGGCGTTCTCGGAGAGGTTCTACGAGCAGCAGACGGCGGAGGTGTTCGCCACCAAGGACGCCGCCTTCATCCTCTGCTACTCCCTCATCATGCTCAACACCGATCTCCACAACCCACAA GTGAAGAAAAAGATGTCGGAGGACGACTTCATCCGCAACAACCGTGCCATCAACGCCGGCAAGGACCTCCCCAGGGAGTACCTCTCCGAGCTCTTCCACTCCATCTCCGGCAACGCCATCACCGTCTTCAGccaggcctccgccgccgccgagatgaCGCCCACCAGATGGGCCGACCTCGTCAAGCGCTCCCGCGCCATCGACCCCTTCACCCCCTGCGACTTCAAGCACAAGCTCACCCGCGAGGTGTTCGTCACCGTCTCCGgccccgccgtcgccaccctcgccgccatCTTCGACTACACCGACGACGAGGACATCCTCAACCAGTGCGTCGAGGGCCTCATCTCCGTCGCCCGGATCGCGCGCTACGGCCTCGAGGACGTCCTCGACGAGCTCCTCTGCTGCCTCTGCAAGTTCACCACGCTGCTCAACCCCTACGCCACCACCGAGGAGACGCTCTTCACCTTCAGCAATGAGCTCAAGCCCAGGATGGCCACGCTCGCGCTCTTCACCATCACCAACCGCTTCGGCGAGTCGGTGCGCGGCGCGTGGAAGAACGTCGTCGACTGCCTGCTCAAGCTCAAGCGCCTCAagctgctgccgccgtcgctggtCGAccaggagggcggcgccggcgccgccgtgagCACGGAGCGGCTGGGACACCGGGCCAAGTCGGAGTCCGGCGTCATCTTCCCGTCGTCGCACCGTGGCGCCGGGACGAGCAGGCACGTGTCCGGCATGATCGGGCGGTTCTCGCAGTTCCTGTCgctggacgccggcggcgagtcgcTGCTGTCGGTGGGGAGCGAGTTCGAGAACAACCTCAAGATCATCCAGCAATGCCGGATCGGGAGCATCTTCACGGAGAGCGGGAAGCTGCCGGACGAGTCGGTGCAGAACCTGGGGCGGGCGCtcatcttcgccgccggcggcaaggGGCAGAAGTTCAGCacgccggtggaggaggaggagacggtgggcTTCTGCTGGGACCTCATCGCGGTCGTCTCGTCGGCGAACGTGCACCGCTTCACCACGTTCTGGCCGCAGCTGCACGACTGCTTCGCCGCCGTGTCCCAGCTGCCGCTCTTCTCGCCGTGCCCGTTCGCCGAGAAGGCGATCGTGGCGCTGTTCAGGGTCGCCGTGAGGCtgctctccggcggcggcggggaccgGATGGCGGAGGAGCTGGTGTTCAAGTCGATCAACCTGATGTGGAAGCTGGACAAGGAGATCCTGGACACCTGCTGCGAAGGCATCTCGGAGTGCATCGTGAAGCTGCTGATGGAGTACGCCAGCAACGTGCAGACGCCGATCGGGTGGAAGACGGTGCTTCACCTGCTGTCCGTCACCGGGCGGCACCCGGAGACGTTCGACCAGTCGGTGGCCGCCATGATCAAGCTCATGAACGACGGCGCGCAGGTGGTGACGCGGTTCAACTACGCGGCGTGCatcgaggccgccttcgggttCGCGGCGCTCAAGATCAGCCCGCTCGACATCAGCACCAGGATCCTCCAGCTCATGGCCGACTCCGTCAACTGGCTCATTTTATGGCACAAGTCCGGCTACTCCGACCCGGGCAACGCCTGGAGCAGCtcaagctcgtcgtcgtcggcggcggcgatgatgatgatggaggaCGCGTCGCGGATGGGCAACCTGGCGACGAGCATGTTCATCAAGCTCGCGGAGGCGCTGCGCAAGACGAGCCTAGTCCGGCGAGAGGAGATACGGAAccaggcggtggcggagctgggccgagcgttcgccctggccgccgccggcgagctcgagctggGCCCGACGGGGTCGCTGGCGTGCTTCAACCTggtcatcttcgccatggtggACGACCTGCACGAGAAGACGCTGGAGTACtcgaggagggagggggcggaGAGGGAGACCCGGAGCATGGAGGggacgctggcggcggcgacggagctgCTCGCCGACGTGTTCGTGCTGTTCCTGGGGACGCTGGCGCAGGGGGCGGGGTTCAGGACGTTCTGGCTGGGGGTGCTCCGGCGGCTGGACACGTGCATCAAGTCGGAcctggcggcgggcggcggcgccggcgtgatGCAGGAGCTGGTGCCGAGGATGCTGAAGCGGATGATCGTGGAGATGAAGGACAAGGGGGTGCTGGTCGCCATGGAAGGAGACGAGCTGTGGGAGATCACCCACATCCAGATCCAGTGGATCGCTCCAGCTGTCATGGAGGAGCTCTTCCCTGATTGA
- the LOC107276960 gene encoding uncharacterized protein has protein sequence MGNRTEDNSKEGGSREKYITWSDDATQFMLEWYISLRKDKPTTFKWRKQHHQQCATALNDKLGLRVNRSQVHWHFRLCKEKCSWICAALGKSGYGFDATSCKFNIDPSEKEANKLGTTKYNYLTKPIKFFHLFEELFVGCSKADGSLAMDQFTANTSSDSDGSGSIKELEEYTFPLQDGGNDSDTIPRYSPTTDATSSGQKRKFVKSPTKKIVKHKTSRHKAEEDELIASILRLANSLASAQSVASVEVPSVGDPNASIWKRIEDLTIPASDKIELAIFLTKPEQECFRSYLRVASDESFQAWVIDYFGRKCATDGGYVTL, from the exons ATGGGAAATCGTACTGAAGATAATAGCAAGGAAGGTGGCTCTCGTGAAAAGTATATCACTTGGAGTGATGATGCCACTCAGTTCATGCTTGAGTGGTATATATCGCTCCGCAAGGACAAACCTACCACCTTCAAGTGGAGGAAACAACACCACCAGCAGTGTGCTACTGCTTTGAATGACAAGCTTGGACTTAGAGTCAACAGAAGCCAAGTCCATTGGCATTTCAGGCTATGCAAGGAAAAATGTAGTTGGATCTGTGCAGCCTTAGGAAAAAGTGGCTATGGTTTTGATGCAACATCATGCAAATTTAACATTGACCCATCGGAGAAGGAAGCAAACAAACTTGGT ACAACTAAATACAACTACTTGACTAAGCCTATCAAATTCTTCCATCTctttgaagaattatttgtgGGCTGTTCAAAAGCTGATGGCTCTCTTGCGATGGACCAGTTTACTGCTAATACTAGTAGTGATAGTGATGGCAGTGGTAGCATCAAGGAGTTGGAAGAATATACATTTCCACTGCAAGATGGTGGCAATGATTCCGACACAATACCTCGCTATAGTCCGACAACTGATGCCACTTCTTCAGGGCAGAAGCGTAAGTTTGTGAAATCACCTACCAAGAAGATTGTGAAGCATAAAACGAGCCGCCACAAAGCAGAGGAGGATGAGCTGATAGCTAGTATCCTTAGGCTTGCTAACTCTCTTGCATCTGCACAGTCTGTTGCATCTGTTGAAGTGCCCTCTGTAGGAGATCCAAATGCAAGTATTTGGAAGCGCATAGAAGACCTCACCATCCCAGCAAGTGACAAAATTGAACTTGCAATCTTTCTCACCAAGCCAGAACAAGAATGCTTTCGTTCTTATCTGCGAGTTGCAAGTGATGAAAGTTTCCAAGCTTGGGTTATAGATTACTTTGGGCGCAAATGTGCTACCGATGGTGGCTATGTCACTCTGTGA